TAGTGGCTCAATCACAACGCCACTACGATCGCCGTAAGGTACTTGTAGTGTATGTGGTTCAATTTTTTCTAGTAGGCCAAGTTCTTCAAACTTAGCAACGATTGCTTTACGCGCAGCAAAACGCTCCATGCCTTGGTATTCAGCAGGGATAGTGAAGGTTAGTTCAGTGTTTTCTGTGCCGTCTGAGTTGATGATTTCCGCTTCTTCACGAATATCAGCATTTTCAGTTAGGATGTTGAACATTACTAAGTTGTTACGTTTACCAACTTCGTAATCGTTAAAGTCATGAGCAGGTGTAATTTTTACACAACCTGTGCCTTTTTCCATGTCAGCATAGTCATCAGCAACAATTTTGATGCGACGGCCAACAATTGGAAGAATAATGTCTTTGCCTACAAGCGCTGCATAGCGTTCGTCTTTCGGGTGTACTGCAACCGCAGAGTCACCTAGCATTGTTTCTGGACGTGTCGTTGCTACAACGATGTAATCTTTACCGTCAGCAGTTGTTTCGCCGTCTGCTAATGGATAGCGGAAGTACCACATGCTACCTTGTTTTTCTTTGCTTTCTACTTCTAGATCAGAAATGGCAGTGTGGAATTTTGGATCCCAGTTTACTAGGCGTTTGCCACGGTAAATTAGATCTTCTTTAAATAAACGTACGAATACTTCTTTTACTGCTTCAGACAGACCGTCATCCATCGTAAAACGTTCGCGATCCCAATCTACAGATGTGCCTAAACGACGCATTTGACGAGTTATATTACCGCCTGATTCGTTTTTCCAATCCCAGATCTTGTCTATGAATGCATCACGGCCATAATCGTGGCGTGTTTTACCTTCTTCAGCAGCAATCTTACGTTCAACAACCATTTGTGTTGCGATACCGGCGTGATCGGTACCCACTTGCCATAACGTATTGTTACCTTGCATACGCTTATAACGAGTTAGCGCATCCATAATTGTTTGTTGGAAGGCATGACCCATGTGCAGGCTACCAGTAACATTTGGCGGTGGGATCATGATGCTGTATGCATCTTTTGTTAGATCGCCGTTTGGCTTGAAGTAACCTTGCTCTTCCCAGTTCTGGTAAAGCGCTTGCTCAATGGCTTGGGGATTGTATATTTTTTCCATAGGTCTGCTTTCTAATTCTCAATGGTTGATTGATTATTCGGCGTTCACAGTTAACAGTTGTAACCCTGTTTGACGATAATGTTTGTAACGTTCCCGAGCTTGTTGTTTTAGCCCGTCTTGATACGGTACAAAATCGATAATCTGATTAAAGTTGACTGCAAATTGCGGTGTCTGGTCGTGCAGGTTGATTAGTACCTGATAGCGATGACGGGGCGGTTGAAAACCGATTTCAACGGGCGCGCCATTACGTGGACCTTCACCTTGTAAATTATGTGGTACAAAACTGTTCGCATCTAATTGCCAAAGGTATTCGTCAACCTGATTGGCTGCCGATTCATCGTTGGTATGAATATAGACGCGTTGTCCTTGCTGATAAAACTCACCAGCTAGTTTACAGGCAAGTTCATGATGCTGGGGCATACTCGCCGCAACGCCATTTTTAGATTCTTGCATAATATAAAAAGTGACTTTTTTCATCTGTAGTTTTGCGCCAATGACTGAGTCATTTACCAATTATAAGTATAACAGCACATAGTATCACAAAGGGTAGTGATGAAAAATAGAGTTGTCGGCGGGAATACTGTGTTTTGTGTTATTTGCGGAAATTAATACTAAATCAAGTCTGTTCCTTGTGTTGAGGGGGACGTTAGAGGGCGAACTCAACCTCGTTGATCTGAATTGTCGGTTCGATGTTAGTATAGTTTCTTACATCATCTTGTAATTTTTCGGCGTGAGGAATAAAGGCAGCCATGAAATTTTCTAAGGTATCAAAATAGTAATGACACATAGCGACATAAGTTGAGTCGATAGTGTTAGATATATCGATACCGCGTTCCACTTTTACGCCTTTAAACCCTTCTGCATTTGATAATATCTCAATCGACATTGGTATATGGATATTAAGGTAATACTCAAAATCGAAGTGGTACTTGTCCATTTTTTCATAAATACTAGCGATGTTTATCATGATGTAACCTTAATATCCTTATTAATGGTATTAGTATAAATCGTTATACTTTTTGTGTGATTATTACCATACGCTAATTTTATGTGACAGCCATTTTAGAAAACCTTAATTCAGTATTTTTTCATACTAAAGTTGATTAATAAGGTGGGGTTTTAGATAAGTAGTCGAATAAAAAAGGCCGCTACAGCGACCCTTTGGATATTGATGATATGAAATTAATTAAGCTTCGTCAGCTTGTTGCACTTCATTTCGTTCTGTACGGTTAAGCAAGAACTGGGTCAACATTGGTACAGGACGACCCGTTGAGCCTTTATTTTTACCACTTACCCAAGCAGTACCAGCGATGTCTAGATGCGCCCAGTGATACTTTTTAGTAAAGCGTGATAAGAAGCAGGCTGCAGTGATCGTACCGCCACCAGGGCCACCAATGTTCGCTAAATCAGCAAATGGACTTTCAATTTGTTCTTGGAAGTCGTCAGTAATTGGTAAACGCCATGCTTTATCTGCGGCTTGATCAGACGCATTTAATAATTCATGTGCCAGTGGGTTATGCGTAGACAGTAAACCTGTGATGTGATGACCAAGTGCAACAACACACGCACCCGTTAAGGTCGCGACGTCAATAACAAGTTCTGGATCAAAACGTTCAACATAGGTTAATACGTCACATAATACTAAACGACCTTCAGCATCGGTATTAAGTACTTCAACGGTTTGTCCTGACATGGTTGTAAGGATGTCACCTGGACGGTAAGCATTGCTACCCGGCATGTTTTCACAACCCGCTAGAATACCGATAACGTTAAGTGGTAAATTTAGCTTAGCAAGTGACTTCATCGCACCAAGAACGCCTGCAGCACCACCCATATCATATTTCATTTCGTCCATGCCTAAGCCTGGTTTTAATGAAATACCACCTGAATCGAATGTCAGACCTTTACCAATCAGTACAATCGGTTTTGCGTCAGGATCTGGATTACCTTTATAATTAATAATCGACATCTTAGCTTCATTAGCTGAACCTTGTGATACTGCAAGGTAAGAGTCCATTTTTAACTCTTTCATTTCAGGCTCACCTAAAATCTGTGTTGTGATCTTGTCACTGTCATCAGCAAGTTGGCGTGCTTGATTAGCAAGGTAAA
This Moritella sp. 5 DNA region includes the following protein-coding sequences:
- a CDS encoding DNA polymerase III subunit chi — its product is MKKVTFYIMQESKNGVAASMPQHHELACKLAGEFYQQGQRVYIHTNDESAANQVDEYLWQLDANSFVPHNLQGEGPRNGAPVEIGFQPPRHRYQVLINLHDQTPQFAVNFNQIIDFVPYQDGLKQQARERYKHYRQTGLQLLTVNAE
- a CDS encoding EthD family reductase, with protein sequence MINIASIYEKMDKYHFDFEYYLNIHIPMSIEILSNAEGFKGVKVERGIDISNTIDSTYVAMCHYYFDTLENFMAAFIPHAEKLQDDVRNYTNIEPTIQINEVEFAL
- the pepA gene encoding leucyl aminopeptidase, with amino-acid sequence MEFNVKSGSPEKQRSACVVVGVFEPRRLSPAAEQLDKISDGYLSSLLRRGDIEGKPGQVLLLHHVPNVLSERVLLVGCGKERELDERQYKQIITKTMNTLNETGSMEAVCFLPELNVKGRDTYWKIRFAVETARDSRYRFDQLKSNKEETRRPLRKMVFNVTSRRDLPTSEKAIAHGLAVASGMRLCKDVANMPPNICNPVYLANQARQLADDSDKITTQILGEPEMKELKMDSYLAVSQGSANEAKMSIINYKGNPDPDAKPIVLIGKGLTFDSGGISLKPGLGMDEMKYDMGGAAGVLGAMKSLAKLNLPLNVIGILAGCENMPGSNAYRPGDILTTMSGQTVEVLNTDAEGRLVLCDVLTYVERFDPELVIDVATLTGACVVALGHHITGLLSTHNPLAHELLNASDQAADKAWRLPITDDFQEQIESPFADLANIGGPGGGTITAACFLSRFTKKYHWAHLDIAGTAWVSGKNKGSTGRPVPMLTQFLLNRTERNEVQQADEA